The Streptomyces kanamyceticus DNA segment CGGGACGTCAGTCCGCCGCCAGCACCCGCTCCAGCCAGGAACGACGGGCCTGCCACGCCGCCCGGCTGATGACCGCGTCCGGGACCACCAGGTCGAACGTGTGATAGCCGCCGGACCACACATGCAGCTCGGCAGAGCCGCCGGCCCGCCAGATCCGGTCGGCGTAGGCGACGGCCTCGTCGCGTAGCGTCTCCGCAGAGCCGACGTCGATGAAGGCGGGCGGCAGTCCGGACAGATCCGTGGCGCGGGCAGGCGCGGCGTAGGGCGACACGTCCGGGCCCCCACACTCGGAACCGAGCAGGGCCTTCCACCCGAAGCCGTTCCAGCCACGATCCCAGACATCGACACCGTCCATCTGATGGGCTGAAGCACTGTCGTTGCGGTCGTCGAGCATCGGGCACATCAGCAACTGCCCGACCAGCCGTGGACCGCCCTTGTCGCGCACCGACAAAGTCAGCGCGGCAGCCAGGCCACCGCCAGCACTTGTCCCCGCGACGACGATCCGGTCCGCGTCCAAGCCGAGTTCGGCCGCGTGCTCAGCGGTCCACAGCAGCCCGGCGTAGACATCGTCGAGCGGTGCGGGATGCGGATGCTCCGGCGCGAGCCGGTATCCTGCCGAGATCAGCGACGCCCCCAACCGCTCGGCCTCGTCCAGCAGCGGTTCGAGGAAGAACAGGTGCCGCGGATCGCCGCTGAAGTAGCCGCCGCCATGCACGAAGTAGATGGCCGGGCGCGACGCGGCCAGGCCCGAAACGGCGGCAGGCGTGCAGATCAGCAGCTCGGCCTCTGAAGTACCGGACGCCCCCGGAACCGAGCGTGAAGTGACCTCGAACCGCCCGCCCCGTCGCAGGTCGTCGAGCGGCGGCACCTCTGCGGCGTCTTCGGCCCGGACCATTGGCAGCCGCTCCAGGCTCATCGGGCCCGAACCGGCCCCATGCACCGCCCGGTATCCGTCCAGCAGCGCCGCATCGAAAGGTATTGCCACCATCAGTCCACCTTCATCAGAATTCGCACGCCCCCCCGGGGATGGCGATCGTGTGCTCCGAATGCGCGCCCCGCGATCCATCGCTGGAAGCGAGAGCCCAGCCGCCGGAGGCAGTTTAGATCTTGCTCTACGTGGCCAACCCCCAGGGTTCCAGGGCCCGCGTCAGGCCGGGACACAGCACCAGGCGGGAGCGTGCGGCGTCTTCTGTACGGCTGCCAGGACGGCGGCCTCCCACACTGTGGCGTGCAGGCTCACGACCGCGACCAGAGGGATGGCAACCGTGCTGAGCGAGGAGCCCAGCACGTCGCTGGCCTGGTCCGTCCAGTACAGGCGGAAGTCGCGGTGGCGCCACAGGCTCGACTCTGTGGGTGTCACGTCAGGCCGTCCGCCGTTGTGCGATGGGCGAAGGGGGTGAAGTGCGTGGGCGTGTGGTCGATGGGCAGGTCGGGGCGCCACGCCGTGAGGATGTTGGCGCTGCACTCGAATAGGTCGGAGGGGAGATCGTCGAGCGGACACCAGCGCCAGTCGCCGACGCTCTCGCCCGGCTGAGTGGCGGGCTTGCCTTCCCAGGCGGTGACGACTGCGCCGATGGTGACGCGTAGGACATCGCCGACGTGATCGACGAGCGTGCCCAGGAGGATGACGTCCTCGGTGCGCGTGGTCAGTCCGGTCTCCTCGGCGAGTTCACGCACGACTGCCTCTTCCAGGGCTTCGCCCGCTTCCACGGTGCCGCCGGGCAGCTCGGTGGTGCCGAGGCGGTGGTGGCCCATGAGCAGGCCGTGGTCGCCAAGGACGATGGCGCCCACGCCGAGGGCCGCATGCGGGGCGGGAGGCCGTCGAGTGCGTGGCCGACTGGAGATCCGTGTACGTCGTTCCGGAAGCCTCCGTGCACGGATGAGCTGATGGACGACCGGGTTCTCCGCGTCGGGTGCGCTCAGCAGGTTCATGGCTTCGACCCGGAAGCCGTACGAGGTCAGCAGGTCCTCCCATAGGTGGGGGACGAGGACGAACATGTCGACGGGAATCGCTGGCTCCTTGCGCAGAAGCAGCTGCTGCTCGCGCGGTGCGACGGTGGTAGACGGCCCGCGGCCATGAAGGTCTGTGTGGAGGACCGAGAAGATGAGTGGGGCGTCCGCGATCAGCGCGTCGCGCAGGGCGGGCAGGGAAGTGTGCGGATCAACGTAGGCGAGACTGCCGACCGCATACGCGGCGTCGTACGGATCGGCCGTCCGTAGGTGCTCGATGACGTCCCCGTGTACCCAGTTGACACCTGCTTCGGTGCTGTAGTGGCGGGTGGCGCGGGCGTGCTGGGTGGTGGACAACTCGATCGCGGTGACGCGAGCGCCGTGGGCGCGGGCCAGATGGACGGCGTGGTGACCGGAGCCGGATCCGATGTCCAACACTCGCTTGCCGACGAGGCCGCCGAGAACCTCGCTGCCCGGTCCGACACCCTCCCACGGAGCCCACGAGATGTCCCCGGGTACGGGTGGCATGAAGCCGTGATCGAGCTGTCGTTGGCCGTAGAGCGTCCAGGCTTGGGCGTTGACGTCCTCGGTGGGCACGGTGCCTCCTGGGCGGGTGTGATGCGGATCAGGTGTGCGTGCTGAGGTAGGCGGGGCCCTGGCCGCGCCGGGCTCGTTCGACCGCGTCCAGTCGGGCGAAGGACGTGGGCGCCATCAACTCCCGCCACGCGGCCATGTCGTGGACGGCCCACATGTCGTGCTCGGTGGGATCGAGGCGGACGGACCGCAACTGGTCGGCGGTCAGCTGGCCTCCGTCGAAGATGAGACCCACCTTTTTCAGCGGCATGTGGGGCCCGGCGTGCAGGAAGTGCGTCAGGAGCAGGCCGGGCGCGTCCAGGCCGAGTTGGAGGCCGATCTCTTCGACCGTTTCCCGCTGGGCGGTCCGGAGCGGGTCTTCGCCTTGGGTATCGAGGTTGCCGCCGGGGAACTGCCACTGACGCGATCCGTAGACCGAGCGCAGCTGCACCGGTCGGTCGTGCTCGTCACGGACGTAGAGGCAGCCGTACACCGTGTGGTGGGGAACGGCCTGCGCGTACTTCGTGGGCGTCATCGGCAGGGGGAGTCCGGGCCGGGCAGGGCGGTGGTCGAACTCGAAGACCAGGGGGCCGAGCGCCTCCTGGTCCAGCGAGTAGATGGCGCGAAGGTTCGACAGGAGTTCCCCGCGGGGTACGTCGGGGTCGATGCGGGAGGCATCCTCCGCGTTGAGGAGATCCTCGAACGAGGCGTATGGAGTGATCCGCTTCACGATGACGTCGCGCTCCTGGTCGCTGTCCCGGTCGTGGAAGACGACGGCATCTCCTGCCTCGACGGCGGCCTTCGGCGGGGTGGCGACGCGGATCTCGATCGTCTTGCGACCTGACTCCACCTGCCGGTAGTAGCGGTCCATGAGGCGGAAGTGATGTTGGCGCCGCGGCAACGGTTCGGCCTCGTCGTGCGTGCTCGACGGCGTGTGGCGTGCATCGGTGTTGCCGTGGTCTTCGTCGTTCTGGGTGGTGAGCATGTGTGAAGGCTGCCCCCTTCTCGGTAGCGGTTTCCGGCCGAGGCGGCGGAGTTGCTGAGCGTGCCGCCCGCGTCGGTCGTGGGGATGCGGACGACGTCAGGACCAGCCCATGGGGAGGTAGGAGGTGCCGCGGGTGATCGCCTGTACGGCGACGCGCGTGTACTCGACGATGGGCTCGGGCAGGCTGTCCAGCGGCCACCAGCGCCACTCGGTGCAGCAATCCGGCTCGCGTACGACCGGCTCGCCCTCCCAGCGCGAGGGGGCGAAGAACAGTCCCAGGCGCGGGCTCGTGCTGCCGGGATCGAGCAGGTCCAGGACGTGGACGAGTGACAAGTCGGCCTGCGGGATGCGCAGTCCGGTCTCTTCC contains these protein-coding regions:
- a CDS encoding alpha/beta hydrolase, with the translated sequence MVAIPFDAALLDGYRAVHGAGSGPMSLERLPMVRAEDAAEVPPLDDLRRGGRFEVTSRSVPGASGTSEAELLICTPAAVSGLAASRPAIYFVHGGGYFSGDPRHLFFLEPLLDEAERLGASLISAGYRLAPEHPHPAPLDDVYAGLLWTAEHAAELGLDADRIVVAGTSAGGGLAAALTLSVRDKGGPRLVGQLLMCPMLDDRNDSASAHQMDGVDVWDRGWNGFGWKALLGSECGGPDVSPYAAPARATDLSGLPPAFIDVGSAETLRDEAVAYADRIWRAGGSAELHVWSGGYHTFDLVVPDAVISRAAWQARRSWLERVLAAD
- a CDS encoding bifunctional class I SAM-dependent methyltransferase/NUDIX hydrolase is translated as MPTEDVNAQAWTLYGQRQLDHGFMPPVPGDISWAPWEGVGPGSEVLGGLVGKRVLDIGSGSGHHAVHLARAHGARVTAIELSTTQHARATRHYSTEAGVNWVHGDVIEHLRTADPYDAAYAVGSLAYVDPHTSLPALRDALIADAPLIFSVLHTDLHGRGPSTTVAPREQQLLLRKEPAIPVDMFVLVPHLWEDLLTSYGFRVEAMNLLSAPDAENPVVHQLIRARRLPERRTRISSRPRTRRPPAPHAALGVGAIVLGDHGLLMGHHRLGTTELPGGTVEAGEALEEAVVRELAEETGLTTRTEDVILLGTLVDHVGDVLRVTIGAVVTAWEGKPATQPGESVGDWRWCPLDDLPSDLFECSANILTAWRPDLPIDHTPTHFTPFAHRTTADGLT
- a CDS encoding NUDIX domain-containing protein, translated to MLTTQNDEDHGNTDARHTPSSTHDEAEPLPRRQHHFRLMDRYYRQVESGRKTIEIRVATPPKAAVEAGDAVVFHDRDSDQERDVIVKRITPYASFEDLLNAEDASRIDPDVPRGELLSNLRAIYSLDQEALGPLVFEFDHRPARPGLPLPMTPTKYAQAVPHHTVYGCLYVRDEHDRPVQLRSVYGSRQWQFPGGNLDTQGEDPLRTAQRETVEEIGLQLGLDAPGLLLTHFLHAGPHMPLKKVGLIFDGGQLTADQLRSVRLDPTEHDMWAVHDMAAWRELMAPTSFARLDAVERARRGQGPAYLSTHT
- a CDS encoding NUDIX domain-containing protein, giving the protein MTPSPTTDLDEAGALRHQLADQLAESGHIRTPAVDEALRTVPRHAFAPEVPVLAPSTWHLPAGHRETTESAVACMVREAEEETGLRIPQADLSLVHVLDLLDPGSTSPRLGLFFAPSRWEGEPVVREPDCCTEWRWWPLDSLPEPIVEYTRVAVQAITRGTSYLPMGWS